In Theileria equi strain WA chromosome 4 map unlocalized gcontig_1105316255033, whole genome shotgun sequence, the following are encoded in one genomic region:
- a CDS encoding hypothetical protein (encoded by transcript BEWA_016230A) — MTTTIIIDVHNRCRHRKCKCRGGKGGNISIRTGALGEHKGFGYSTHEVRKKTLKISKVTWTNIPLERKGFVHAFEDLTSVTVYYHNVYDGKDDSIKKPLLIRVKEANNGTHWYENVGTYDNRRWWMIDQEAKSGSYPNRDEYNSCSQFENKLKSVACRLHGLHGINIGSMFHVQQIKCLICSESSNIKFKNGDIDKISDYVKHEYSGTFSGKSVLLHNGNQVMYRMISPLRKGYYVQFQLDDSNVQKVSVYYWDGDTERNNPLLIEIELQNGFYVWLENISKYKQDGKVIHDKWKVLGKDETSKLNIKGSYLKEKLDVLSCVYNGVVKIKVGETVCHTNNHYLHQNRIKNLYNEFKGTDPVLYSYKYWSSVSLNAPLNISEVYIEGKKQDFPKGDIPFKDVKMFVAYVSPCDKDNPFLICVEYGNVPEKYKWYYKIISGTTWQEYPELYKKPPGGTQTKISKLFMTVKGKLGFKDCNVATTAYAIKLNPNEKVEKGKSHTYWDASTGTSKIPITITKEENEPLLGFFKNTHRVNSKSGTFVLSNQLQDQRTIVGFGSKAQSVKNVLVYFWEGDTKEPILLGIKKDDPGDEPTLYGKGTGHNPTWMKGWVGGMNILQALDNQNCSNNNAIPIDLKEPKNLTRFMYSQNSGCLKNKTVVQSNHSLKLPQGANRVYIGQGYTINDGAKISRVTYNGKPTDIIPPYDENAPIVNLYYWTKDLEVPLLVEFIKTDGSDWYENLGKESTKWRKIVNGDEEFYTQNDPSNKTLQEALTTKLNEVNCRVHNVFQIDLSYTGSKYCHIKCPSGKVKVDISEENIDEYNIYEHESVEASKPLILSSILHYGKEQHLGNFSIPKEISKVAVYFPDCNLFFPVAIKIKPNKGDDIWLKRKSPNNEEWEEVTDNFNGVKDNKEEMKELLDVIKTHTSACSQQNRPLAQSYPGMLTQKRHDTGDNRPPGQITTLNQDSGRDDKFDLEEIVSESNIMEKGEKKENGDYDDYLTLDEEMGEDLVKEHTNHTLSNLIHGIYAPTTDITQTSIKSKVTIDIGQNTGHKDTTKLYTVGSRKVKLERKEEPDNSGFYMFTHELPNRDSFEVEEVRYNDREIPGIIPTQSIFSYSVWYWTGDGNNSQPLFIEIEKENADFVYYIRNGTDVLSWTVPSVKSTSSSDPLEEEELEQTLDNLNCKLNRAIAIDLSYKNSDHLSKKRDSGDNKYCCKKHTSDKYKVSVTKESVQVKTKTTTPIPCYKHHIGSGDKLAKIKYYPKDSSGGDGRKRITAKELEFYIDGSLSVYVFYCKEKPVLIYMDSTTKSSAKGWYKKDAEGIPWKRVLIQLSSTTPDNIKECGTQFNKLVNILNSFGCSGYQDCSDIPSSSPQTKVSTQIDHGVIIELKHKPGANPIYQGGTSVTITVTETTQGFDFLKLIHTPNGGSFKLKEVKDDEGDPINGVQGDNVGLIAAHYWKNKTGNPLLIEVQDNGNYTYYARDKIEGWTEYKNPKGYGEALSQESLTHKLILLNCEINDVVQIDVTRLSGEYCHDNEYPLNSHTKKKVKVTETGQGYLGNYTAYEHTPKDSGGPFNISGFTNERTPIKLENLQLPLKTNRVLVYFCKSEVSARTTNPLLIYVPNAGQEKQWFQKPIQEDTWTPVSNGLTDDSHTQAIVNFLDSLESFCKPPEVTIDIYQRGYPNYHNFIYQDGVYPYTNIAVRPKTLNNAKEFTEYIHNITNWYTYFTVNDFKYNGKSIKNGFNKPANTIVEVSVFYYRPLDMHPKKNDERGRPLIVKIVTIEPISKARKSFYYENRGDPENTTWKEWNPTSNPLDADTLQSKLRLLNCSLNHAVVIDIGQKPPGIFGEYKTYDVCDNDKKTLDNNHGDIMQVYKDTPGGKFLSYYDSYAHTLNSATSDTNFHVVGFQNGNAPITIGSTTISSPILGVEELRVYRCNSDNKSLLLYYKTNEATQYWYKNNNPDDKNGLWEVVTGSIRSDTSYNSILTVLDKLTSKCQPPKVTIDISQDSSTGYTSPNSTPPNEQITVAKTEGSGTGDPPSNYDLYEHKVASRPMSYFTLEKLVYGAGDISVDGKPIDPPVKNITSVSVYYWSHLPNGKPLLMKITTTRSQSKPTDVGAKNVTWYENEGTDGDNKKWKKITQPDPQYQLSIDPNILRTKLYFLNCRLNNVVFIDVSKVPGDKYGEEREYDSCNDSNNLDSSHGSRMNVKNITPENSKLAPYYVYEHTLKDSGNGDKFHIVGFEGTNRGSSITAFGDKGREDNPLKNVQKLIIYVCQEELTKPLLIYYTTDGDNHNWYKNNSPDTDNGDQWTNTDNNNLSTNDNPSQYDKIIKVLSSLESSCNVAQARQEAAARGSDPPGGNSHGGSKTDPNGWVKPTSYVLTGVGVVSGSLTGLGWWAFKRSKGDPWVRQI; from the coding sequence ATGACGACTACAATAATTATAGATGTGCATAACAGATGCAGACAtagaaaatgtaaatgtagagGGGGTAAAGGAGGTAATATCTCCATAAGAACCGGAGCTTTAGGGGAGCATAAAGGTTTTGGATATTCTACTCATGAAGTTCGCAAGAAAACTTTAAAGATCTCTAAAGTCACTTGGACCAATATTCCACTTGAGAGAAAAGGATTTGTCCATGCATTTGAGGACCTAACATCTGTTACAGTATACTATCACAATGTttatgatggtaaagatgaTTCAATCAAGAAGCCTCTCCTCATTAGGGTAAAAGAGGCTAACAATGGAACACattggtatgaaaatgttGGAACTTATGATAACAGAAGATGGTGGATGATTGACCAGGAAGCAAAATCGGGTAGTTATCCAAATAGAGATGAATACAATTCATGTTCTCAATTTGAGAATAAGTTGAAATCAGTTGCATGTAGACTACATGGGCTCCATGGGATAAATATAGGCTCCATGTTCCATGTGCAACAAATCAAGTGCTTAATATGTAGTGAATCCAGCAATATAAAGttcaagaatggagatattgATAAGATATCTGACTATGTAAAGCACGAATATAGCGGTACTTTTTCAGGAAAGTCTGTTCTTCTCCATAATGGGAATCAGGTTATGTACAGGATGATCTCACCACTGAGAAAAGGTTACTATGTCCAGTTTCAGCTTGATGATAGTAATGTCCAGAAAGTATCAGTATACTATTGGGATGGTGACACGGAGCGGAATAATCCACTCTTAATAGAAATAGAACTTCAAAATGGGTTTTACGTGTGGCTTGAGAATATCagcaaatataaacaagatgGAAAGGTTATAcatgataaatggaaggTGTTGGGAAAAGACGAAACAAGCAAGCTAAACATAAAAGGTTCATATCTCAAGGAAAAACTTGATGTTCTCAGTTGTGTATATAATGGAGTTGTTAAAATTAAAGTTGGAGAAACAGTTTGCCATACTAACAACCATTACCTACACCAGAATAGGATTAAAAATCTTTATAATGAATTTAAGGGTACGGATCCAGTTTTATATTCCTACAAGTATTGGAGTTCTGTGAGCTTAAATGCCCCTTTAAATATATCAGAGGTTTATATTGAGGGTAAAAAACAGGATTTTCCAAAGGGGGATATACCATTTAAAGATGTTAAGATGTTTGTTGCATATGTATCTCCATGTGACAAGGATAATCCATTTCTAATTTGTGTAGAATACGGAAACGTGCCTGAGAAATATAAGTGGTACTATAAAATAATATCGGGAACTACTTGGCAAGAATACCCTGAATTATATAAAAAACCCCCTGGTGGTACACAGACAAAAATTTCAAAGCTTTTTATGACTGTTAAAGGTAAACTAGGATTCAAGGACTGCAATGTTGCCACCACTGCATATGCTATTAAGCTTAACCCTAATGAGAAGGTTGAGAAAGGAAAATCTCACACATACTGGGATGCTTCTACAGGAACAAGTAAGATTCCAATTACCATTACAAAGGAGGAAAATGAACCCCTACTTGGTTTCTTCAAGAATACTCATAGGGTAAATAGTAAAAGTGGAACCTTTGTTCTGAGTAATCAGTTGCAAGACCAACGTACGATAGTAGGATTTGGATCAAAGGCACAAAGtgtaaaaaatgttttggTATATTTCTGGGAAGGTGATACTAAAGAACCAATCTTGCTCGGAATTAAAAAGGATGATCCTGGAGATGAACCTACATTATATGGGAAAGGTACAGGGCATAATCCAACTTGGATGAAGGGTTGGGTTGGTGGTatgaatatattacaaGCCCTAGATAATCAAAACTGCAGCAACAACAATGCTATTCCTATAGACCTTAAGGAGCCTAAAAATCTTACAAGGTTTATGTACAGTCAAAATTCTGGTTGTCTCAAGAATAAAACTGTAGTTCAATCCAACCATAGCCTTAAACTTCCACAGGGAGCTAATAGAGTTTATATTGGACAGGGATATACAATTAATGATGGTGCAAAAATTTCTAGGGTTACTTACAACGGTAAGCCTACTGATATTATTCCTCCatatgatgaaaatgctCCTATTGTGAATCTTTACTACTGGACCAAAGATCTTGAGGTGCCCCTCCTTGTTGAGTTTATTAAGACCGATGGATCAGACtggtatgagaatcttggcAAAGAGAgtacaaaatggagaaagaTTGTCaatggagatgaagaattttataCTCAAAACGATCCAAGTAATAAAACCTTGCAGGAGGCCCTAACAACAAAGTTGAATGAGGTTAATTGCAGAGTTCACAACGTTTTTCAGATAGATCTTTCATATACTGGTTCAAAATACTGCCATATTAAATGTCCTTCAGGTAAGGTAAAGGTTGATATCTCTGAAGAAAATATCGATGAAtacaacatttatgaaCATGAATCAGTAGAAGCGAGTAAACCACTGATACTTTCCTCCATTTTGCATTACGGTAAGGAACAACATCTTGGAAATTTTAGTATACCTAAAGAGATTTCAAAGGTAGCAGTCTACTTTCCGGACTGTAACTTATTTTTTCCAGTTGCCATAAAAATTAAACCGAataaaggagatgataTATGGCTTAAGAGAAAGTCTCCaaataatgaagaatggGAGGAAGTTACCGATAACTTTAATGGAGTTAAAGATaacaaggaagaaatgaAGGAGCTTTTAGATGTGATAAAAACACATACGAGTGCATGTAGTCAACAAAATAGACCACTCGCCCAGTCATATCCAGGAATGCTTACTCAAAAACGACATGATACTGGAGATAATCGACCACCGGGGCAGATAACTACTTTAAACCAGGATAGTGGTAGAGATGACAAATTTGATCTTGAGGAAATTGTTTCTGAGTCTAatataatggaaaaggGAGAaaaaaaagaaaatggTGATTATGATGACTATTTAACGCtagatgaagaaatggGTGAAGATTTAGTAAAGGAACATACTAATCACACTCTGTCAAATCTTATTCATGGCATTTATGCTCCAACTACAGACATCACTCAAACCTCCATAAAATCTAAAGTTACTATTGACATAGGGCAGAATACTGGACATAAGGACACTACTAAACTGTATACTGTGGGTTCCAGAAAAGTTAAGTTAGAGAGGAAGGAAGAACCAGATAATTCTGGATTTTATATGTTCACACATGAATTGCCTAATAGGGACTCTTTTGAGGTTGAAGAAGTTAGGTATAATGATAGGGAGATTCCGGGAATAATACCAACTCAATCCATTTTCAGCTATTCTGTATGGTACTGGACTGGGGATGGTAATAATAGTCAGCCTCTTTTTATAGAAATTGAGAAAGAAAATGCTGATTTTGTTTATTATATTAGAAATGGAACTGATGTGTTGAGTTGGACTGTTCCATCTGTAAAATCGACCTCGTCTTCTGACCCactggaagaagaggagcTTGAGCAAACACTGGACAACCTTAACTGCAAGCTCAACCGAGCTATCGCCATTGATCTATCTTACAAGAATTCTGACCATCTTTCTAAGAAGCGTGATAGCGGTGATAACAAGTACTGTTGTAAAAAACATACCAGCGATAAATATAAGGTTTCAGTTACAAAGGAATCGGTTCAAGTTAAGACTAAGACCACAACTCCCATTCCATGCTATAAACATCATATTGgttctggagataaacTTGCTAAGATCAAGTACTATCCAAAAGACTCTTCTGGCGGTGATGGTAGGAAAAGAATAACTGCCAAAGAACTAGAATTTTATATCGATGGTTCTCTCAGTGTATATGTTTTTTATTGCAAAGAGAAGCCTGTTCTCATATACATGGACTCTACCACAAAATCTTCAGCAAAaggatggtacaaaaaAGATGCTGAAGGTATTCCATGGAAAAGGGTATTAATTCAACTCAGTAGTACGACACCTGATAACATTAAAGAATGTGGTACTCAGTTTAACAAACTTGTGAATATACTAAATTCATTTGGATGTAGCGGTTATCAAGATTGCTCTGATATCCCTAGTTCATCACCACAGACTAAAGTATCAACGCAAATAGATCATGGAGTAATCATTGAGCTAAAGCACAAGCCAGGTGCTAATCCTATATATCAAGGAGGTACTAGTGTTACCATTACTGTTACAGAAACTACACAAGGGTTTGACTTCTTAAAGTTGATTCATACCCCTAATGGAGGATCATTCAAACTGAAAGAAGTAAAAGACGATGAAGGTGATCCCATAAATGGAGTTCAAGGCGATAATGTAGGCTTAATAGCGGCCCATTATTGGAAAAATAAAACTGGAAATCCACTATTGATTGAGGTGCAAGATAATGGAAATTATACTTATTATGCTAGAGATAAAATAGAAGGATGGACAGAATATAAGAATCCTAAAGGATATGGAGAGGCACTTTCCCAAGAGTCACTGACCCATAAGCTCATCTTGCTAAATTGTGAGATTAACGATGTAGTTCAAATAGACGTTACCAGGCTTTCTGGAGAGTATTGCCACGATAACGAATATCCTCTAAATTCTCATACTAAGAAGAAAGTTAAGGTTACTGAGACCGGACAAGGTTATCTTGGAAACTACACTGCTTATGAacatactccaaaagaCTCTGGAGGACCGTTCAACATCTCTGGTTTCACAAATGAAAGAACTCCTATAAAACTTGAGAATTTGCAACTCCCCCTTAAAACAAATAGAGTACTTGTTTACTTCTGCAAAAGTGAAGTTAGTGCTAGAACTACTAATCCTCTTCTCATTTATGTACCGAATGCTGGTCAGGAAAAGCAGTGGTTCCAAAAGCCAATTCAGGAAGATACATGGACACCTGTTTCCAATGGTTTGACTGATGATTCTCATACTCAGGCTATAGTTAACTTCTTGGATTCTCTAGAGAGCTTTTGTAAACCACCGGAAGTAACTATAGATATTTATCAGAGAGGGTATCCAAATTATCATAACTTTATTTACCAAGATGGTGTATATCCGTATACGAATATAGCGGTTAGACCAAAAACTCTAAATAATGCAAAAGAATTCACCGAATATATTCATAATATTACAAACTGGTATACGTACTTCACCGTTAATGattttaaatataatgGGAAGTCtattaaaaatggattTAATAAACCTGCGAATACTATAGTTGAAGTATCAGTATTCTACTACAGACCTTTAGATATGCATCCTAAGAAAAATGACGAGAGAGGCAGACCCCTTATCGTCAAGATTGTCACAATAGAGCCTATTTCAAAGGCAAGGAAGTCATTCTACTATGAAAATAGAGGTGATCCTGAAAATACTACATGGAAAGAATGGAATCCTACATCAAATCCTCTAGATGCAGATACTCTCCAAAGTAAACTCCGCCTCTTAAATTGCAGTCTTAATCATGCAGTCGTTATAGATATTGGTCAGAAGCCACCTGGTATTTTTGGCGAATACAAAACCTATGATGTTTGTGATAATGATAAGAAGACTTTGGATAATAATCATGGTGATATAATGCAAGTTTACAAAGATACTCCTGGTGGTAAATTTCTATCATATTATGATTCTTATGCTCACACTCTCAATAGTGCCACATCTGATACAAACTTTCATGTAGTAGGATTTCAGAATGGTAACGCTCCTATAACTATTGGGTCAACTACTATTTCTTCGCCCATTCTTGGTGTGGAAGAACTAAGAGTATACAGGTGTAATAGTGATAATAAGTCCCTACTCTTGTACTACAAGACTAACGAAGCCACCCAGTACTGGTACAAAAATAATAACCCTGATGATAAAAACGGTCTATGGGAAGTTGTAACAGGATCTATACGGAGTGATACCTCCTATAACTCTATCCTCACTGTACTGGACAAACTCACTAGCAAATGTCAGCCACCCAAGGTAACCATTGATATATCACAGGATAGTTCCACAGGATATACAAGTCCTAATAGTACTCCACCTAATGAACAGATAACTGTTGCTAAGACCGAAGGCTCAGGTACTGGTGACCCTCCCTCCAATTATGACCTCTATGAGCACAAAGTAGCTAGTAGACCTATGAGTTACTTTACGCTAGAGAAACTTGTTTATGGAGCGGGAGATATTAGTGTGGATGGCAAACCTATAGATCCTCCCGTGAAAAACATCACCTCAGTCTCCGTATACTATTGGTCTCACCTTCCTAATGGAAAGCCTCTTCTTATGAAGATTACAACTACTAGAAGTCAGAGTAAACCTACTGATGTTGGTGCTAAGAATGTTActtggtatgaaaatgaGGGTACTGATGGAGATAATaagaaatggaagaaaattACTCAGCCCGATCCCCAGTATCAACTCTCTATTGATCCTAATATCCTTAGGACAAAACTCTATTTTCTTAATTGTAGACTAAATAATGTGGTTTTCATAGATGTTAGCAAGGTACCAGGGGATAAATATGGTGAAGAGAGGGAATACGACTCTTGTAATGATTCCAATAACTTGGATAGTTCTCATGGTTCTAGGATGAATGTTAAAAATATTACCCCAGAGAATAGTAAACTTGCACCTTATTATGTCTATGAACATACTCTGAaagattctggaaatggGGATAAGTTTCATATTGTTGGATTTGAAGGAACTAATAGAGGCTCATCAATAACCGCTTTTGGTGATAAGGGTAGAGAGGATAACCCTCTAAAGAATGTCCAGAAACTAATAATTTATGTTTGTCAGGAAGAACTCACAAAACCTCTTCTCATATACTACACTACTGATGGTGATAATCATAACTGGTACAAGAACAATAGCCCCGATACTGATAATGGTGACCAATGGACTAATACGGATAACAACAATTTATCTACTAATGATAACCCCAGTCAATATGACAAGATCATAAAAGTACTCAGCAGTCTTGAAAGTAGTTGTAACGTTGCTCAAGCTCGACAAGAAGCTGCTGCTCGAGGCTCAGACCCTCCTGGTGGAAATTCTCATGGAGGCTCTAAAACTGACCCTAATGGTTGGGTTAAACCTACTTCCTATGTCCTAACTGGAGTTGGTGTTGTTtctggttctcttactggacttggttggtgggcatttaaacgttctaaaggagacccttgggtacgacagatttag
- a CDS encoding conserved hypothetical protein (encoded by transcript BEWA_016240A) — protein sequence MEFQLHLLVIIFLVQTLSNFVVHIVRRVVEQLDKLFGGNKTGEEGAAVPQTGNALMDAVIKGNVHLSNGLKFLLKSSIFVLDYLLPYLILSRFSSFTSANYERQLVSYSPFTVVECKFPHVPFLHGPLPAHGPEDAHKEYSGDAETIEEYKKLTEDAAEKSGGGLFGAIKRRIKSYSSKNPRDLNGFNRYLAFAFSKRAINGLYLAAHALVSPYNHAEFAEGLLKKKH from the coding sequence ATGGAGTTTCAATTGCACTTGTTGGTTATCATCTTTTTGGTCCAAACACTCTCCAACTTTGTTGTTCATATTGTAAGGAGAGTTGTTGAGCAATTAGATAAACTTTTTGGCGGAAACAAGACTGGCGAAGAAGGAGCTGCTGTTCCACAGACGGGAAATGCTCTAATGGACGCTGTTATCAAGGGAAATGTTCACTTGTCAAATGGCTTAAAGTTTCTCCTCAAGTCCAGCATTTTTGTTCTTGactatcttcttccatatcTCATTCTCAGCAGATTTTCCAGCTTCACTAGCGCCAACTATGAAAGACAACTTGTATCATATTCTCCATTCACTGTTGTGGAGTGCAAATTCCCACATGTACCTTTTCTACATGGCCCTTTACCTGCACATGGTCCAGAAGATGCACACAAGGAATACTCTGGTGACGCCGAGACCATTGAAGAGTACAAGAAATTGACTGAGGATGCAGCCGAAAAATCTGGAGGTGGCCTTTTTGGTGCTATCAAGCGCAGGATCAAGAGCTATAGCAGCAAGAATCCACGTGACTTGAACGGCTTCAACCGCTATTTGGCATTTGCATTTTCAAAAAGAGCAATCAATGGGTTGTACCTTGCAGCACATGCTTTAGTTTCTCCCTATAATCATGCAGAATTTGCCGAGGGTCTGCTCAAGAAGAAGCACTAA
- a CDS encoding conserved hypothetical protein (encoded by transcript BEWA_016250A), which translates to MESGDVDHSLRHFQLLQETQSQIEILNNQIAKINKHISTQKIKSKRAETGIEVLNYTREDQKVYKQVSRLLILRDKVELKNEFEREKEDSLADLPKLEGVKNQLVAKLGGLNAQFVELSRQIREAQSV; encoded by the exons ATGGAAAGTGGCGACGTGGATCACTCCCTAAGG CACTTTCAATTGTTACAAGAAACTCAAAGTCAAATCGAGATCTTAAATAACCAAATCGCCAAGATCAACAAGCACATTTCCACCCAAAAGATCAAAAGCAAACGAGCCGAAACCGGAATTGAAGTG CTAAACTACACGCGTGAGGATCAAAAGGTATACAAGCAAGTCTCCAGGTTGCTAATTCTGAGAGACAAGGTAGAGTTAAAAAACGAATTTGAACGCgaaaaggaagattctCTAGCGGATTTGCCAAAGCTAGAGGGTGTAAAGAATCAACTGGTTGCCAAACTTGGAGGTCTAAACGCTCAGTTTGTTGAATTAAGTAGGCAGATTAGAGAAGCACAATCAGTGTAA
- a CDS encoding conserved hypothetical protein (encoded by transcript BEWA_016260A) — protein MAEDGLQKGAMFMAGLTLLQSLRVALTGAKFALDRFKIPQQYASSFINMVHNPMELATFTGMAIVNIALIWKEKWKNYAGGLSAITNVALCWSFVLLLIAFTSGGEQGNLTFYYWTIVLVSFIYGLNVAAVMTVASADASLFNVGIPLSGIQVCIYYFIFTKLAEKYNWSHISYRIIFWQLIIAIFISAVSAGVWIAVACGSAQSGGGTEGVDQSAAATSPILMGMVGMGGIYAFYPAILPYKLTDVSTGYAIDLVVLFVSAVPGIIIAILCMCNGTDPKNNGKKGPNTDWSKNWEWNYAWMLAFPHIAAMVLCFVTLHYPSGRVASSIKSSGLKVGLITVTLKFCEEGLKAVSYAGAGAYQNPIPPVNAFLSQGLMIVLAFTGDGYLKTYSKYEHDRSKWPTKDFGFWRSISYWAGNGAYVACKSVKSSFTKNVRCKVLGKSEALLIVYADEEF, from the coding sequence ATGGCAGAGGATGGACTTCAGAAaggcgccatgtttatggcaggtctgactctgttgcagtctctccgtgtggctttaactggagcaaagtttgcacttgatagatttaaaattcctcagcaGTATGCTAGCTCcttcattaacatggtccataatcctatggaactggcGACGTTTACTGGGATGGCTATTGTAAACATAGCACTTATTTGGAAGgagaagtggaagaattaTGCTGGGGGTCTTTCCGCTATAACGAATGTAGCACTGTGCTGGTCATTTGTCTTGCTTCTTATCGCATTCACTTCTGGAGGAGAACAGGGTAATCTCACTTTCTACTATTGGACTATCGTGTTAGTCTCATTTATCTATGGACTTAATGTAGCAGCTGTAATGACCGTGGCAAGTGCAGATGCCTCCCTTTTTAATGTAGGAATTCCTCTATCTGGTATCCAAGTTTGTATTTACTACTTTATCTTTACTAAACTTGCTGAGAAGTATAATTGGTCACACATAAGCTACAGGATTATATTTTGGCAACTTATAATAGCAATATTTATATCAGCAGTATCAGCTGGTGTTTGGATTGCTGTTGCCTGTGGAAGCGCTCAATCTGGAGGTGGTACTGAAGGTGTTGATCAATCTGCCGCTGCCACTTCTCCAATTCTTATGGGAATGGTTGGTATGGGTGGTATATATGCCTTTTACCCTGCTATTCTTCCCTACAAGTTGACTGACGTTAGCACTGGCTACGCTATCGATCTTGTTGTCTTGTTCGTGAGTGCTGTTCCTGGTATCATCATTGCCATCTTATGCATGTGTAATGGAACTGATCctaaaaataatggaaagaagGGTCCAAATACTGATTGGAGTAAGAATTGGGAGTGGAATTACGCCTGGATGCTGGCATTTCCACACATTGCTGCAATGGTTTTGTGCTTTGTTacacttcattatcctAGTGGTAGAGTAGCAAGTTCTATAAAAAGTAGTGGTTTAAAGGTTGGACTTATTACTGTGAcattaaagttttgtgaagAGGGACTCAAGGCAGTATCATatgccggagctggtgcATATCAAAACCCAATTCCACCTGTTAATGCCTTCTtatcccaaggtttaatgatagtcttggcctttactggagacggtTACCTCAagacttattccaagtatgagcatgatcGTAGTAAGTGGCCTACTAAAGACTTTGGGTTCTGGAGGTCCATCTCTTACTGGGCAGGGAATGGAGCATATGTGGCATGTAAGAGTGTtaaatcatcctttaccaagaatgttagatgtaaagttttgggtaaatcagaggcCTTACTCATTGTCTATgcagatgaagaattttaa
- a CDS encoding 60S ribosomal protein L24, putative (encoded by transcript BEWA_016270A) has protein sequence MKIDKCWLCSSNIYPGHGIVFVRNDSKIFKFCRSKCHRHFKAKHNPRKLKWTKAYRRLAGKELVVEENFESEMRRNTPVRYNREMYIDAIKAIKKTERVEALRKLLLYKQRRRQLLSKKLSLAEKEMEVHQDLLKEKEQETTASATEKSTKHIKIPEETKLRRKKKAAPVTESMDID, from the exons ATGAAGATCGACAAGTGCTGGCTGTGCTCCAGCAACATTTATCCTG GCCATGGAATTGTATTTGTTCGTAACGActccaaaatcttcaagTTCTGCCGTAGCAAGTGCCATAGACACTTTAAGGCTAAGCATAATCCAAGAAAACTCAAATGGACAAAGGCATATCGCAGACTAGCAG GCAAAGAGCTTGTGGTTGAGGAAAACTTTGAAAGTGAAATGAGAAGGAACACTCCGGTCCGTTACAACCGTGAAATGTACATCGACGCCATCAAGGCTATTAAAAAGACTGAACGCGTTGAAGCTTTGCGCAAGTTGCTTCTTTACAAACAGAGAAGAAGGCAGTTGCTATCAAAGAAACTATCGCTTGCAGAGAAGGAGATGGAAGTGCATCAAGATCTTCTCAAGGAGAAAGAGCAAGAAACTACTGCATCTGCCACAGAG AAGAGCACGAAGCATATCAAAATCCCAGAGGAAACGAAATTGCGCAGAAAAAAGAAGGCCGCTCCTGTCACggagtctatggatatCGACtga